In a single window of the Streptomyces sp. HUAS ZL42 genome:
- a CDS encoding MetQ/NlpA family ABC transporter substrate-binding protein, producing the protein MRNTAKITTAVLAAGALTLGLTACGADKDSGSAGAGSTLTVAATPTPQGEILTYIKDNLAQQAGLELEVKEFTDYVTPNTAVQQGEVDANYFQHQPYLDDFNNKNGTDIVAVPGATVHLEPLGLYSQGVKKLADLKKGATVALPNDTTNEARALKLLEANGVIGLKAGVGYEATPKDVTSNPRNLKFRELEAAQLPRSLSDVDAAVINGNYALEADLSPARDALVAESANGNPYANFLAVKKGNEDDPRVQKLAKLLTSPEVKKFIEDKYDGAVVPAF; encoded by the coding sequence GTGCGTAACACCGCCAAGATCACCACCGCCGTCCTCGCCGCCGGAGCCCTCACCCTCGGGCTCACCGCCTGCGGCGCGGACAAGGACTCCGGCTCGGCAGGCGCGGGCTCCACACTGACCGTCGCCGCCACGCCCACCCCTCAGGGCGAGATCCTCACGTACATCAAGGACAACCTGGCCCAGCAGGCCGGCCTCGAGCTCGAGGTCAAGGAGTTCACCGACTACGTCACCCCGAACACGGCCGTCCAGCAGGGCGAGGTCGACGCCAACTACTTCCAGCACCAGCCGTACCTGGACGACTTCAACAACAAGAACGGCACCGACATCGTGGCCGTTCCCGGCGCCACCGTGCACCTGGAGCCGCTCGGCCTGTACTCCCAGGGCGTCAAGAAGCTCGCCGACCTCAAGAAGGGCGCCACCGTCGCCCTGCCGAACGACACCACCAACGAGGCCCGGGCGCTGAAGCTCCTCGAGGCCAACGGCGTCATCGGGCTGAAGGCGGGCGTCGGATACGAAGCGACCCCCAAGGACGTGACGTCCAACCCCAGGAACCTGAAGTTCAGGGAGCTGGAGGCCGCCCAGCTGCCGCGCTCGCTCAGTGACGTCGACGCCGCCGTGATCAACGGCAACTACGCGCTGGAGGCCGACCTCAGCCCCGCCAGGGACGCCCTCGTCGCGGAGTCGGCGAACGGCAACCCGTACGCCAACTTCCTCGCCGTGAAGAAGGGCAACGAGGACGACCCGCGTGTGCAGAAGCTGGCGAAGCTGCTCACCTCGCCCGAGGTGAAGAAGTTCATCGAGGACAAGTACGACGGCGCCGTCGTCCCGGCGTTCTGA
- a CDS encoding methionine ABC transporter permease: MTWTDFSEMQPLLSQACGDTLYMVGWSTLVAVAGGLPLGILLVLTDRGGLLQNVFASKVIGQVVNIARSMPFIILMVALMSFTRWVTGTTIGREAAIVPLAIGAVPFFARLVETAVREVDGGLVEAVQSMGGNTWTVVRKVLVPESLPSLVSSTTTTIVALIGYSAMAGTVGAGGLGDIAIRYGYQRFEAELMWITVAILAVVISVIQFAGDYAARALHRRGGSGPAPRLRLLKTKAV, translated from the coding sequence GTGACCTGGACCGACTTCTCGGAGATGCAGCCCCTGCTGTCCCAGGCGTGTGGGGACACCCTCTACATGGTCGGCTGGTCCACGCTCGTCGCCGTCGCCGGCGGCCTCCCGCTCGGCATCCTCCTCGTCCTGACCGACCGCGGTGGACTCCTTCAGAACGTCTTCGCCAGCAAGGTCATCGGGCAAGTCGTGAACATCGCCCGGTCCATGCCCTTCATCATCCTGATGGTGGCCCTGATGAGCTTCACGCGCTGGGTCACCGGGACGACGATCGGCCGCGAGGCCGCGATCGTGCCGCTCGCGATCGGCGCCGTCCCGTTCTTCGCACGCCTGGTCGAGACGGCTGTCCGCGAAGTGGACGGCGGGCTCGTCGAGGCCGTCCAGTCGATGGGCGGCAACACCTGGACGGTCGTACGGAAGGTGCTCGTACCGGAGTCCCTGCCCTCCCTTGTCTCCAGCACCACGACCACGATCGTCGCGCTCATCGGCTACTCGGCGATGGCCGGCACGGTCGGCGCCGGCGGTCTCGGCGACATCGCCATCCGCTACGGCTATCAGCGCTTCGAGGCCGAACTGATGTGGATCACCGTGGCGATCCTCGCCGTCGTCATCTCGGTCATCCAGTTCGCCGGCGACTACGCGGCCCGTGCCCTGCACCGCCGCGGCGGCTCGGGTCCCGCGCCGAGGCTGCGGCTGCTGAAGACCAAAGCCGTCTGA
- the cbiE gene encoding precorrin-6y C5,15-methyltransferase (decarboxylating) subunit CbiE, with the protein MADRVTVIGWDGSPLTAAARAALGAATLVAGAAHHLALPEVPPTAERIRLGSVALAARRIAAHRGSAVVLADGDPGFFGVVRTLRAPEFGLEIEVVPAVSSVAAAFARAGMPWDDAQVVVAHRRTLRRAVNVCRAHTKVAVLTSPGAGPAELGLLLEGVHRTFVICEELGTEREQVTVVTSDKAADHTWRDPNVVIVIGGAAGPGVAGESGGWIAGRDPGTGPRGWALPAKAYGGALGEGETDLLRAAQLARLGPRVGDLVWDIGCGSGAFATDAARAGAAVIAVDRDPKACARTEASARRHGVQLQIVHGAAPLILENLPEPDVVRVGGGGAAVVSAVADRRPQRIVTHAVNRDTAELVGRDLTEHGYRVECALMQSVELDTRDWTETERSVAFLLSGVLMERNP; encoded by the coding sequence ATGGCCGACCGGGTCACGGTGATCGGCTGGGACGGCTCGCCGCTGACCGCAGCGGCCCGCGCCGCCCTGGGAGCCGCCACGCTCGTGGCAGGCGCCGCACACCACCTGGCGCTGCCCGAGGTACCGCCCACCGCCGAGCGCATCCGGCTCGGCAGCGTCGCCCTCGCCGCCCGCCGTATCGCCGCCCACCGCGGCAGCGCGGTCGTGCTGGCAGACGGCGATCCCGGTTTCTTCGGGGTCGTACGGACCCTGCGCGCGCCCGAGTTCGGGCTCGAGATCGAAGTCGTTCCGGCCGTCTCCTCCGTCGCCGCGGCCTTCGCCCGCGCTGGAATGCCCTGGGACGACGCTCAGGTGGTCGTCGCACACCGCCGAACCCTGCGACGCGCGGTGAATGTGTGCAGGGCCCACACCAAGGTCGCCGTCCTCACCTCACCGGGCGCCGGCCCCGCCGAACTCGGCCTGCTCCTGGAGGGCGTCCACCGCACCTTCGTCATCTGCGAGGAACTCGGCACCGAGCGCGAACAGGTCACCGTCGTCACCTCCGACAAGGCGGCCGACCACACCTGGCGCGACCCCAACGTCGTCATCGTCATCGGCGGTGCCGCCGGCCCGGGCGTCGCAGGCGAGAGCGGCGGTTGGATCGCCGGACGCGACCCGGGGACCGGCCCGCGCGGCTGGGCGCTGCCGGCCAAGGCGTACGGCGGCGCCCTCGGCGAAGGAGAAACGGATCTTCTGCGGGCCGCCCAACTCGCCCGCCTCGGCCCGCGCGTCGGCGACCTCGTGTGGGACATCGGGTGCGGCAGCGGCGCCTTCGCCACGGACGCCGCCCGCGCGGGCGCCGCCGTCATCGCAGTGGACCGCGACCCCAAGGCCTGCGCCCGTACGGAGGCCTCGGCGCGCCGCCATGGGGTCCAGCTCCAGATCGTGCACGGCGCCGCCCCCCTCATCCTCGAGAACCTCCCCGAACCGGACGTCGTCCGGGTCGGCGGCGGGGGAGCGGCCGTCGTCTCCGCGGTCGCCGACCGCCGCCCGCAGCGCATCGTCACGCATGCCGTCAACCGCGACACGGCCGAACTCGTGGGCCGCGACCTGACGGAGCACGGCTACCGCGTCGAGTGCGCCCTGATGCAGTCCGTCGAACTCGACACCCGGGACTGGACGGAGACGGAGCGGAGCGTGGCGTTCCTGCTCAGCGGGGTCCTTATGGAACGCAACCCGTGA
- a CDS encoding GNAT family N-acetyltransferase, which translates to MTSTFPNISISTERLVLRPLDEDDVTALAEMMNDEQVVAWTSVPQPFTEDHARRCITEYAPTERAAGRGLDLAVTEFLTQRLVGLIQLGSTSWHVRSTELSYVIAPWARGEGYASEASLATAQWLFTDQKFERIELRTAADNTAAQQVAQKIGCISEGVLRNACIARTRADDDTWAEVRTDFIVWSLLPEDLEGAGEQLAESSGFTSYTDWN; encoded by the coding sequence ATGACGAGCACCTTCCCCAACATCTCCATCAGCACGGAGCGGTTGGTGCTGCGTCCCCTCGACGAGGACGACGTCACCGCCCTGGCCGAGATGATGAACGACGAGCAGGTCGTCGCCTGGACGTCGGTTCCCCAGCCCTTCACCGAGGACCACGCGCGCCGGTGTATCACCGAGTACGCACCCACCGAGCGGGCCGCCGGGCGCGGCCTCGACCTCGCCGTCACCGAGTTCCTCACCCAGCGGCTGGTCGGCCTCATCCAGCTCGGCAGCACGAGCTGGCACGTCCGTTCCACCGAACTGTCGTACGTCATCGCCCCCTGGGCGCGCGGCGAGGGCTACGCCTCCGAGGCGTCGCTGGCAACCGCCCAATGGCTGTTCACCGACCAGAAGTTCGAGCGCATCGAGCTGCGCACGGCCGCCGACAACACGGCCGCGCAGCAGGTCGCCCAGAAGATCGGCTGCATCAGCGAGGGCGTCCTGCGCAACGCCTGCATAGCGAGGACCCGTGCCGACGACGACACCTGGGCCGAGGTGCGCACGGACTTCATCGTCTGGAGCCTGCTGCCGGAGGACCTGGAGGGCGCGGGGGAGCAGCTGGCCGAGAGCAGTGGTTTCACGTCGTACACGGACTGGAACTGA